Within Pseudomonas brassicacearum, the genomic segment GTGTTTGGCGAATATGCCCACGAACGCGAGTACGAAGACGACACGCAAAAGGTCAACATCGCCCTCAACAGCCTGCCGGCCAACGACTTCACGCTGGAAGGCTATACGCCACAGAGCCACCTGAATCGCCTGAGCCTGGGGGTCAGCCTGGATTTCTAACGAAGGGGCGACTTGCTTCTGCAGGAGCTGCCGGAGGCTGCGATCTTTTGATCTTGATCTTTTGTTCTGGACTCAATTGGTCTTGGAAAGATCGCAGCCTCGTTGCACTCGACAGCTCCTACACAACGCCTACACAGCGCCTATGTCGTGTCAGGTGGATCAGTTGCTGGGGGTCTGCTCGGCCAGTGCCACGGCGCGGAACATCGCCCGACGCTTGTTCAGGGTTTCTTCCCACTCCAGCGCCGGCACCGAGTCGGCGACGATGCCGCCGCCAGCCTGCACGTGCAGTTCGCCGTTCTTGATGACGGCGGTGCGAATGGCAATGGCGGTATCCATGTTGCCGTTCCAGGCGAAGTAACCCACGGCCCCGCCGTACACCCCCCGCTTGACTGGCTCCAGTTCGTCGATGATTTCCATCGCGCGGATTTTCGGCGCGCCGGACAAGGTGCCGGCCGGCAGGATCGCCCGCAAGGCGTCCATCGCTGTCAGTCCGGCCTTCAACTGGCCCGTGACGTTGGAGACGATGTGCATCACATTGGAATAGCGCTCGATGACCATCTTCTCGGTGAGTTTCACCGACCCGATTTCCGAGACCCGCCCGGTGTCGTTGCGCCCCAGGTCGATCAGCATCAGGTGCTCGGCGATCTCCTTGTCATCCGACAGCAGGTCCTTTTCCAAGGCCCGGTCAGCTTCCTCCGTGGCGCCACGGGGGCGAGTGCCGGCGATCGGTCGCACGGTGATCAGGTTGTCTTCGACCCGTACCAGCACTTCCGGCGAACTGCCCACGACATGGAAGTCGCCGAAGTTGAAGAAGTACATGTAGGGCGTCGGGTTGAAACAGCGCAGCGCCCGGTAGAGATCGATGGGCGCCGCCTTGAAGTCGATGGACATCCGTTGCGACGGCACGACCTGCATGCAATCACCGGCGAGGATGTACTCCTTGATGGTATCGACGGCCCGTTCGTAATCGTCCTGGGTGAAACTGGAACGAAACACCGGATCGGCCGCCGACTGCTTGCTGAAGTCCAGGCCGGGACGCGGAGCGATCGGCTGACGTAACTTTTCCAACAGTGCTTGCAGGCTTTGTTGACCTTGCTCGTAGGCACCTTCCTGGGACGGATCGGCCAGGACGATGGCGTGCATCTTGCCGGCGAGGTTATCGAAGACCACGACCGCGTCGGAGACCATCAGCAAAATGTCTGGCACACCCAGCGGATCGGGGTTCGGGCAAGTGCCCAGGCGTTTCTCCACGTAGCGCACGCAATCGTAGCCGAAATAACCCACCAGGCCGCCGTTGAAGCGCGGCAAGCCAGGGATGGTTGGCACGTTGTAACGAGCCTTGAAGGTTTCGACGAAGGCCAGCGGGTCTTCGACTTCGAGGCTTTCGATTTCGACACCGTCGTGGGTCACGCTGATGCGATGGTCATGGACCCGCAGCACTGTACGGCACGGCAGGCCGATGATGGAGTAACGGCCCCATTTCTCGCCGCCCTGCACCGATTCGAGCAAGTAGGAGTTGGGCTGGTCGGCCAGCTTGAGGTAGATCGACAGCGGCGTGTCGAAGTCGGCCAGGGTTTCACAGGCAAGGGGGATGCGGTTGTAGCCGGCAGCGGCTAGACGCAGAAATTCTTCACGGATCATGGGGTGCCTCGTGGCAAGAGGAGCTGACAGTCAGGTATGCAAACGCGCCGGATAACCGGCCAGGATCACGTCAGGTGCGCCAACGCCAGCGGGCCAGGGCCTTCATGACTTTCATCCAGAGCTTGCGAGTGACCACCACGATGGCGTTTCCAGAAGAGGATTGAACAGCGTCGGGCAACGTTATCTCAGCGGCCGGGTCCAGGCAACCGGGAATTAACAGGCGCAAATCGTCGATCACCAGCGTTGGAAACTCTTCGGCGATCGGCCGACCATGGTTGTAGCCATAACTCAACGCCACACATTTGACCCCAGCCGCTTTCGCCGCCAGCACATCGCTGCGCGAGTCGCCGACGAACAACGATTGGGAGGCCGGGATGTTGGCCATTTTCATCACGAAGAACAGCGCGGCCGGGTCCGGTTTTTTCTGCGGCAAGGTGTCGCCGCCGATGATCCAGCGGAAATAACGGCCGATTTTCATCTGGTCCAGCAACGGCGCAACGAAGCGCTCCGGCTTGTTGGTAATCAGGGCCATTTCCACGCCCTGTTTTTGCAGCCACTTGAGGGTGGAGCGCACGCCGGGATAGACCACCGTCAGTTGGTGATTGTCTTCGTAGGCGTCATTGAACAACGCCAGCGCCCGCTCGGCCTCGGCATCATCGACACCTTGGGCGTCGATGTCATTGGCCAGGGCCCGGCGCACCAGCATCGGCGCGCCATTACCGACCCAATGGCGTACCGAATCGAGGCCGGCAGGCGGGCGTCCAAGCTTGAGCAGCATCGTGTCCACCGCCGCCGCAAGGTCCGGGACCGAATCGACCAATGTGCCATCGAGGTCGAACATCACCAGACGCGGCAAGCTGCCGGGGAACAGCTGCTCGAAGCCGCTCATGGGCGCGCCAGGGCCAGTTCGGCGCGCATTTTTGCAATCACCTCTTTGTAGTCGGGTGCACTGAAGATCGCCGAACCCGCGACGAACGTGTCGGCGCCGGCCGCGGCGATTTCACGGATATTGTTCACGTTCACGCCACCGTCGATTTCCAGGCGGATATCACGGCCCGAGGCATCGATCAGCGCACGGGCTTCGCGCAGCTTGTCGAGGGTGCCCGGGATGAACTTCTGCCCGCCGAAGCCAGGGTTGACGCTCATCAGCAGGATCATGTCGACCTTGTCCATCACGTACTTGAGCACGTCCAGGGGCGTGGCCGGGTTGAACACCAGGCCGGCCTTGCAACCGCCTTCGCGGATCAGCTGCAGGGAGCGATCGATGTGCAGCGTGGCTTCCGGGTGGAAGGTGATGTAGGTGGCGCCGGCTTCGATGAAGTCACCGACAATGCGGTCCACCGGGCTGACCATCAGGTGCGCATCGATCGGCGCGGTGACGCCGTACTTGCGCAGCGCCGCGCAGACCATCGGGCCGATGGTCAGGTTGGGTACGTAGTGGTTGTCCATGACATCGAAGTGCACGATGTCGGCCCCGGCGGCCAGAACGTTGTCCACTTCCTCGCCCAGGCGGGCGAAGTCGGCAGAGAGAATCGACGGAGCAATAGCGAAGGGCTGCATGACGCACCTGTTTTGAGCGAAATCACGATGGCGCGCATTGTATACCTCAAGATTTGGCGCGCCCACCGCGACAATCGATCAATACGCTGCGCGGTAGATTTCCTCGATATCGGCAGCGCTCAGTTTGCGCGGATTGTTGCGCATCAGCCGTTCTATCCCCGCCGCTTCCACCGCCATGGATGGAATCACCTCCTCGGTCACGCCCAGGCTGCTGAGGCCCTTGGGTATTTCCACCGCGGCACACAGCGTTGCCATGGCCTCCACAGCCTCGTCGGCAGCCTCAAGATCGCTCAGGTGAGCGGTCTTGAGGCCCATGGCCTCGGCGATGTCACGCATGCGTTCGACACACGCCATCTTGTTCCAAGCCATGACGTACGGCAGCAACAAGGCGTTGGCCACGCCATGGGACACGTGAAAGCGCCCGCCCAACGGATAGGCCAGCGCATGCACCGCTCCAACTCCGGCATTGCCAAATGCCATGCCGGCCATCAGGCTGGCCGTGGCCATGTCTTCACGGGCTTGCAAGTGAGCCGGGTTGGCATAGGCCTTGGGCAGCGCGCGGGTGATCAGCTTGATTGCGCCTATGGCCAGGGCATCGGTGATCGGCGAAGCATTGAGCGACAGGTAGGCCTCGATGGCGTGGACCAGCGCATCAACGCCACTGGCAGCCGTGACGCTGCGCGGGCATGTGAGGGTCATCTGCGGGCTGACCAGCGCCACGTCCGGCAACAGATAATCGCTGACGATGCCTTTTTTCAACTGCGCGGCCTTGTCGGAGAGGATCGCCACGTTGGTGACTTCCGAACCGGTACCGGCCGTGGTGGGGATGGCAATCATCGGCGGGCCTTTGCGCGGCACCTGATCGACGCCGAACATATCTTGCAACTCGCCGTGGTACCCGGCATAGACCCCCACGCACTTGGCGATGTCGATGGCACTGCCGCCACCCAGACCAATCAGGCCGTCATGACCACCGTCGCGGTAGGCTTGCATGCAGTCTTCGACAATGGCGATTTCCGGGTCCGGCATGACCCGGTCGAAAATCTCGTAGTCCCGTCCACCCAGATGTTGCAGGGCCAGCTCAACAGTGCCGGACTTGACGAGCGCGGCATCGGTGACGATCAGCGGGTTGTCGACATCCAGCCGGGTCAGCTCAGCCGCCAGTTGCTCGATGGCAGCGGCACCGGTGATCAGTTTGTGGGCGATCTTGAATGAGGAAAGACTCATGTGCGCGGCCTCTTATTCGAGTATGGGCTGGCACAAGGATAGCTCGGTATTGAGGGTTGTCTGCTATTCAGCGCATGAATACACCCCAGCCCCCGTGGGAGCGAGCAAGCCCGCTCCCACAGGGACCAACGCTGGCCTCAGACTTGGGCAGTGCGCAGTTTCTCGCTGCGCCCACGCAACCATTCCAGGGTCAGCAGCAGGATCACCGAGAAGGCGATCAGCAGCGTCGCCGCCGCCGCGATGGTGGGGCTGAGGTTTTCGCGGATGCCGCTGAACATCTGCCGTGGCAGGGTTACCTGCTCGGGACCCGCCAGGAACAGGGTCACCACCACTTCATCAAACGACGTCGCGAAGGCAAACAGTGCGCCGGAGATCACCCCCGGGGCGATCAACGGCAGGGTCACCCGACGAAACGCCGTCAGTGGCGAAGCCCCAAGGCTGGCGGCGGCCCGAACCAGGTTGTAGTTGAACCCCTGCAGGGTCGCCGACACCGTGATGATCACGAACGGTACGCCCAGCACGGCGTGGACCACGATCAGCGAGACGAAACTGTTGCCCATCCCCAGTGGCGCGAAAAACAGGTAACTGGCCACGCCGATGATCACCACCGGTACCACCATCGGCGAGATCACCAGGGCCATCACCAGCGCCTTGCCTGGGAAGTCGCCACGGGTCAGGCCGATGGCCGCCAGTGTGCCGAAGATCATCGCCAGAAACGTCGCCGCCGGGGCCACGATGATGCTGTTTTTCAGCGCCCGCATCCATTCGGCCGAGGCGAAGAAATCGTGGTACCACTGCAGCGAAAAGCCTTGCAGCGGGTACACCAGGAAACTGCCGGAGTTGAACGACAGTGGGATGATCACCAGCACTGGCAAAATCAGGAACAGCAGGATCAGCCCGCAGAGTATGCGCAAGCTGTAGAACCACACCCGTTCGACGGGAGACATGTAAGGACTCAGCATTTCAATCTCCCCTTAGCTCAGGCGCAGGCGACTGGCGCCCACCAGCCAGTTGTAAATCAGGTAAAGCACGACGGTCGCCAGCAACAGCAACCCGCCGAGCGCCGTGGCCATGCCCCAGTTGATACTGGTGTTGGTGTAGAACGCGACAAAATAGCTGACCATCTGATCGCTCGGGCTGCCCAGCAGCGCCGGGGTGATGTAGTAGCCGATGGCGAGGATGAACACCAACAGGCAACCCGCGCCGACACCGGCATAGGTCTGCGGGAAGTACACGCGCCAGAAACTGGCAAACGGATGGCACCCCAGGGAAATCGCCGCACGCATGTAAGTCGGCGAGATGCCTTTCATCACGCTGTAAATCGGCAGGATCATGAACGGCAGCAGGATATGGACCATGGAGA encodes:
- a CDS encoding phosphoglycolate phosphatase is translated as MSGFEQLFPGSLPRLVMFDLDGTLVDSVPDLAAAVDTMLLKLGRPPAGLDSVRHWVGNGAPMLVRRALANDIDAQGVDDAEAERALALFNDAYEDNHQLTVVYPGVRSTLKWLQKQGVEMALITNKPERFVAPLLDQMKIGRYFRWIIGGDTLPQKKPDPAALFFVMKMANIPASQSLFVGDSRSDVLAAKAAGVKCVALSYGYNHGRPIAEEFPTLVIDDLRLLIPGCLDPAAEITLPDAVQSSSGNAIVVVTRKLWMKVMKALARWRWRT
- a CDS encoding iron-containing alcohol dehydrogenase; its protein translation is MSLSSFKIAHKLITGAAAIEQLAAELTRLDVDNPLIVTDAALVKSGTVELALQHLGGRDYEIFDRVMPDPEIAIVEDCMQAYRDGGHDGLIGLGGGSAIDIAKCVGVYAGYHGELQDMFGVDQVPRKGPPMIAIPTTAGTGSEVTNVAILSDKAAQLKKGIVSDYLLPDVALVSPQMTLTCPRSVTAASGVDALVHAIEAYLSLNASPITDALAIGAIKLITRALPKAYANPAHLQAREDMATASLMAGMAFGNAGVGAVHALAYPLGGRFHVSHGVANALLLPYVMAWNKMACVERMRDIAEAMGLKTAHLSDLEAADEAVEAMATLCAAVEIPKGLSSLGVTEEVIPSMAVEAAGIERLMRNNPRKLSAADIEEIYRAAY
- the trpE gene encoding anthranilate synthase component I encodes the protein MIREEFLRLAAAGYNRIPLACETLADFDTPLSIYLKLADQPNSYLLESVQGGEKWGRYSIIGLPCRTVLRVHDHRISVTHDGVEIESLEVEDPLAFVETFKARYNVPTIPGLPRFNGGLVGYFGYDCVRYVEKRLGTCPNPDPLGVPDILLMVSDAVVVFDNLAGKMHAIVLADPSQEGAYEQGQQSLQALLEKLRQPIAPRPGLDFSKQSAADPVFRSSFTQDDYERAVDTIKEYILAGDCMQVVPSQRMSIDFKAAPIDLYRALRCFNPTPYMYFFNFGDFHVVGSSPEVLVRVEDNLITVRPIAGTRPRGATEEADRALEKDLLSDDKEIAEHLMLIDLGRNDTGRVSEIGSVKLTEKMVIERYSNVMHIVSNVTGQLKAGLTAMDALRAILPAGTLSGAPKIRAMEIIDELEPVKRGVYGGAVGYFAWNGNMDTAIAIRTAVIKNGELHVQAGGGIVADSVPALEWEETLNKRRAMFRAVALAEQTPSN
- a CDS encoding ABC transporter permease — encoded protein: MLSPYMSPVERVWFYSLRILCGLILLFLILPVLVIIPLSFNSGSFLVYPLQGFSLQWYHDFFASAEWMRALKNSIIVAPAATFLAMIFGTLAAIGLTRGDFPGKALVMALVISPMVVPVVIIGVASYLFFAPLGMGNSFVSLIVVHAVLGVPFVIITVSATLQGFNYNLVRAAASLGASPLTAFRRVTLPLIAPGVISGALFAFATSFDEVVVTLFLAGPEQVTLPRQMFSGIRENLSPTIAAAATLLIAFSVILLLTLEWLRGRSEKLRTAQV
- the rpe gene encoding ribulose-phosphate 3-epimerase; translated protein: MQPFAIAPSILSADFARLGEEVDNVLAAGADIVHFDVMDNHYVPNLTIGPMVCAALRKYGVTAPIDAHLMVSPVDRIVGDFIEAGATYITFHPEATLHIDRSLQLIREGGCKAGLVFNPATPLDVLKYVMDKVDMILLMSVNPGFGGQKFIPGTLDKLREARALIDASGRDIRLEIDGGVNVNNIREIAAAGADTFVAGSAIFSAPDYKEVIAKMRAELALARP